From the Amblyraja radiata isolate CabotCenter1 chromosome 12, sAmbRad1.1.pri, whole genome shotgun sequence genome, one window contains:
- the LOC116979090 gene encoding mid1-interacting protein 1-B-like: MQFTHLKNSQHSLFNALNRFITAATVMDETVMVPSFLRDLPADEEYRRENKISKQRDMHDDYLLLMSIKNDIESGISDEQVKSDLEFIKASEEDGDLGELQQLFHHHLNGIYNVFSKLTLQTNHLTNCYTKQLIFNNL; the protein is encoded by the coding sequence ATGCAGTTTACACACCTAAAGAACAGCCAGCATTCCTTGTTCAATGCTTTAAACAGATTTATCACAGCTGCCACCGTCATGGATGAAACGGTCATGGTGCCAAGTTTTCTGCGGGATCTCCCAGCTGATGAGGAATATCGTAGAGAAAACAAAATCTCCAAACAAAGGGATATGCACGACGATTACTTGCTCCTTATGTCCATCAAAAATGACATTGAGTCGGGTATTTCAGATGAACAAGTGAAGTCTGATCTGGAGTTCATtaaagccagtgaagaagatggtGATTTGGGAGAACTTCAGCAGCTGTTTCACCATCATTTGAATGGAATTTACAATGTTTTCAGCAAGCTTACACTGCAAACTAACCATCTAACCAACTGTTATACGAAACAATTAATATTTAATAACTTATAA